The window CGTCATGATGCTGTAGATCGGGCCGAAGTGATCCGGCAACTCGTCGCGCAACCGTGTGACGTCGTACCGCAGCGTCAACCCGAGGTACGTCGCGGTAAGCACGAAGTAGGCGGTGATGACCGTCACGTCCCACACCAGCGGCGAGTTGTGGACCGTGATGTGGTAGTGTCCGAGGACGCTGGTGACCATCCGGTCGGGCCGGCCCATGTGGACGATAATGTAGAAGCCAGCCGCGGACAGGCCGGCGAGCGTCAGCATCTCGGCCAGCCGAGCGACGGGCATGTACCGCTCCATTCCGAGCAGGCGCACCGCCGCTGAAAGGATGATCCCCCCGTGGGCGATGCCGACCCACCAGATGAACGCGCCGATGTAGATCCCCCAGGTGACGCCGCCGCCGGTCCCCCAGTCGGCCAGTCCGGTCACGACCAGCCCCTCCCAGAGCTGATAGGCCCATCCGACGAGGAAGACGAGCAAGGCGAGTCCGGCGATCGCGACCGCCGCGTAGTATTTCGTCGACGTGGTCTGGATCGGCCGTAGGATGTCCGCTTCTCGCGGCTCTTTGGTGCTCATGAGACGCGTTCGCAAACATACGTATCCGACCCCCATCGTTCCGGAGGTTGGCTTTGCAAGGCGTATTCCCTTCGGCGTCCGTCCGGCCCGATCGGGTCCCCGTTTCGTCCGGAAACCGTCGGCTGCGATCGTGCTCACACTCAAGTGTTGGCTCGCCGTACAGTCGCGTATGGACCTGCTCGTCGCGCTCGACGACTCCGAACCCGGCTGGGCCGCACTCGAGTACGCGCTCGAGGAACACCCGGAGGCCGACATCACGGTAACCCACGTCGTCGACCTCTCGGAGAGCGGCTACGGCGAGTTCGCACACCTCGGGTCGGACGCCATGGCGGAGAGACGTCGCGAGCGGGCCGAAGAGCTGTTCGAGGAGGCCCGAGAGCGGGCGACCGAGCGGGAGCCACCGGCCGAGATCGAAACGGAACTGCTCGAGGGGCCGCCGGCGACGGAGATCATCGAGGTGGCCGCGGAGCGCGGGGTCGACCGCGTCTTCGTGGGGAGCCACGGTCGGACGGGCGTCTCCCGGATCCTGCTCGGGAGCGTGGCCGAGCGGATCGCGCGGCGTGCGCCGGTGCCGGTGACGATCGTCCGTTGAGAGCGGTATCGGAGGCCAGGAAGACTCGTGAGAGGCAGGGAGCTGACGGAAGCCGGTCGGATGGGGTTTTTTCGGAACGACACGCCTCGGTGGGGCTATGTCACACCTCGCAGTCAGTATCGGCGTTCCGGACGAGTCGGACGCTAACGAACTGTCGCGGTTACTCGTCGAAAACCGGCTCGCCGCGGGAACCCGGATCACGTCGGGCACGAGTCACTACCGGTGGGACGGAGAAGTCACCGAACGAACGTACTGGACGGTGACCGCGTTCACCCACTCGGCACAACTCTCCGCGCTGTACGAGTTCGTCGAAAATCGCCACGACGACGACCTGCCCGGGATCACCCGCACCGAAATCGACGCGGATGACGAGTATCTCCGCTGGATCCGAGAATCGGTTGGTTCTAGCGAGTCGCCCTCCGGGTAATCGAGATCGCCGATAGTCCTCCGTTTCCTCCGTCCGAGGATCCGAAAAACGATGCGCTCGAGGGAGACGGCCGACGGTAACGAGTGCCGAGAAGAAGGCCAATGCCTCGGATCGAAACAGGAGAATCGACGGGAAACGGACGGTGACGGACGATCCCGGGCCAGGACGGCTTACTGCTGGGCGGGTGCCAGTTCGTCCAGATCGACGGACTGCTCGAGCAGCACTTCGGCCTGGTCGGCGACCTCGCGCTGTTCGCGCATCAGCTGTTTGAACTTGCTCTGGGGCGAGAGGTCGCCGATGAGGACGCCGCCGACGATCTTGCCGTCCTTGAACGCGATGCGACGCCACTCGGTGTCGCTGTACTTGCGCTCGGCGTGTTCCTCGCCCAGCGTCGGGTGGCCGAACGAGAGGAACGGGAAGTCGAAGTGGGTGATCGAGTACGAGGAGACCCACTCGAAGACCTCTTCCTCGTCGTCTGCGGCCATGTTGACTGCGGCGACGCGACCCTGCTCCTTGGCCGAGCCCCAGGAGCCGTTCTGGGCGCGCTCGCCGAGCAGCACGTCGTGGAACCGGGTGATGTCGCCGGCCGCGTAGACGTCCTCGAGGTTGGTCTGCATGTACTCGTCGACGATGATCCCGCCGTCGCGCTCGATGCCGGTCCCGCGGAGGAACTCGGTGTTGAAGGTCAGACCGATCGCGACGCCGGCGAAGTCACACTCGTAGCGGTCGCCGTTCGGGTCGACGGCCGCAGTTACGTGGCCATCGTCGTCCGTTTCGAAGTGGTCGACGCCGCTGTCGAACACCGGCTCGACCCCCTTCTCGCGCAGCCCGTCGTGGATGATGTCCGCGCCGTCGCTCGTGAGCGCGTAGCGCCACCAGCGGTCGCCACGCATCAGGTACTTGCCCTCGACGCCCTGTGCGCCACAGACCGCCGCGAAGTCGATGCCCAGCAGGCCGGCACCGACGACGACGCCCTTGTCGGCTTTCTCGGCGCTTTCCTTGATCGCTCGAGCGTCCTGGAAGGTCCAGAAGTGGTG of the Halobiforma lacisalsi AJ5 genome contains:
- a CDS encoding universal stress protein codes for the protein MDLLVALDDSEPGWAALEYALEEHPEADITVTHVVDLSESGYGEFAHLGSDAMAERRRERAEELFEEARERATEREPPAEIETELLEGPPATEIIEVAAERGVDRVFVGSHGRTGVSRILLGSVAERIARRAPVPVTIVR
- the cutA gene encoding divalent-cation tolerance protein CutA: MSHLAVSIGVPDESDANELSRLLVENRLAAGTRITSGTSHYRWDGEVTERTYWTVTAFTHSAQLSALYEFVENRHDDDLPGITRTEIDADDEYLRWIRESVGSSESPSG
- a CDS encoding NAD(P)/FAD-dependent oxidoreductase, whose translation is MTEYVIIGDGISGSSAAETLREEDPDSEITVITDEGEALYNRILIKEHAKGKLPEAPISIHEEDWYAERDIDLSLNTYVTSVDTDEKVVHTHEGEEFDYDKLLVATGGTPTQLPVDNSDAEGIHHFWTFQDARAIKESAEKADKGVVVGAGLLGIDFAAVCGAQGVEGKYLMRGDRWWRYALTSDGADIIHDGLREKGVEPVFDSGVDHFETDDDGHVTAAVDPNGDRYECDFAGVAIGLTFNTEFLRGTGIERDGGIIVDEYMQTNLEDVYAAGDITRFHDVLLGERAQNGSWGSAKEQGRVAAVNMAADDEEEVFEWVSSYSITHFDFPFLSFGHPTLGEEHAERKYSDTEWRRIAFKDGKIVGGVLIGDLSPQSKFKQLMREQREVADQAEVLLEQSVDLDELAPAQQ